Within the Achromobacter spanius genome, the region GCGCGCTGCTGGCATCCGTGCTGCTGGCTGTGGCCTTCGTGCGTATTGAACGCCGCGTTGCCCGCCCCATGCTGGACCTGAGCCTGTTTCGCAGCCCGCGCTTTGTGGGCGTGCAGGTTTTGGCGGCGTCGCCGGCATTTCTGTTCATCGCACTGATCGCGCTGCTGCCCGGCCGCTTCATTGGCATCGACGGTTACAGCGCACTGGAAGCCGGACAACTGATGATCGGCCTGGCCGCGCCCTTGCTGGTGGTGCCGTTCCTGGCCGCGCTGCTGACGCGCTGGTTCCGCCCTGGCTTGCTGTCGGCAATCGGCCTGATCGCGGTGGCGGCAGGCTTGATCTGGCTGGCCGACGTGATGGCCGCGGGTGCGGCGGGGCTGTGGATGCCCATGCTGTTGATCGGCTGCGGCATCGGCCTGCCGTGGGGCCTGATGGACGCCATGGCGGTCAGCGTGGTTGATGCACGCAACGTCGGCATGGCGACCGGCATCTTCAACACGGTGCGCGTGTCGGCGGACGGCGTCGCCATCGCGGTGCTGAGCGCGCTGCTGGCGCTGTTGATCCAGACACAGTTGTCGGCCTCACTGTCGGCCACCCTGCCCGCCTCACTGTCCGCCTCACTGCCCGACCCCCAGCCCGGTGCTCAGGTCGAAGCAAAGTCCAACGCACTACAAGCCCAAGCCCTCGTAATGGCCGCCAACCGCGCGGCGCTGGGCCAGCTGGACGAAGCCGCGGCGCAGCTACCGCACGCCACGGCCCAGGTCATGCCGCTGCTGCATGACGCCTATGACAGCGCCTTTCGTCACGTGCTGCATGCCCTGGCCGGCATCGCCGTGCTGACGGCGCTGTGCATCACCCTGCTGCTGGGCCGCCGTGAAACGGTCGCGGCGCGGCTCAGTCCACCCGCCACCAGCTAGGCAGCAACCCGCGCACCTTGGCGCGGCGGTAGCGGTCGTCAATCAGGTGCACCGTGCCCACATCGCTTTCGGTGCGGATCACGCGGCCGGCGGCCTGCACCACCTTTTGCATGCCCGGGTACAGATAGGTGTAGTCGTAGCCGTTTTCTTCGCCGTAACGCTGGTCCATCGCGCGCTTCATGTTCTCGTTCACGGCATTCACCTGCGGCAGGCCCAGCGTGGCAATGAAGGCGCCGATCAGGCGCTTTCCCGGCAGGTCCACCCCTTCCGAAAACGCGCCGCCCAACACCGCGAAGCCCACGCCCTGGCCGGCTTCGGTAAAGCGCGCTAGGAACGCCGCGCGGCCCGCTTCGTCCATGCCCGGTGTTTGCAGCCAGATGGGCACGGCCGGATGGCGTGCCCGCATCAGGTCCGACACCTGGCGCAGATAGTCAAAGCTGCTGAGAAAGCCCAGGTAATTGCCCGGGCGTTCCGCGTACTGCGTGGCGATCAAATCAACAATGGGCGCCAGCGAACGCTCGCGGTCGCGATAGCGGGTGGACACATTGCCCACCACGCGCACCGCCAATTGCTCGGCCTGGAACGGTGCGGCCACGTCGATCCAAGGTGTTTCGTTGGGCAGCCCCAGGGTGTCGCGATAAAACTGCTGCGGGCTCAAGGTGCCCGAGAACAGCACGGTGGCGTGCGCCGCCGCATAGCGCGCCGCCAGGTACGACGCGGGGATCACATTGCGCACGCACAAGGTGGACGGCCGCGTCTTGGCGCTGGCCACGCCCACGTCCGACAGCGTCACATCAAACAAGGCATGCGAGCCGAACTGCTCGGCCAGACGCATGAATTGCAACGCCTGAAAGTAGAACGTCAGCACCGGGTCGTCTTGCGGCAAGGGAGATTCGGCCATGTATTCCATGATGGCGCCCACGGCTTTCTGCACGGCCGCCAACACACCCGGCGCCACCGCGTCATACGCCTGATAGCGTTCTGCCTGCTTCTTGTTCAGCGCATTCCACGAACGCTGCAAGCCATCCAGCGGCTTCTTCAAGGCCTTGGGCGCGGCATACCGCGCCGCGGACAACGAGGCCTGATCCAATTCCCCCGTGTACATACGGCGCGCGCGGTCAACCAGGTTATGCGCCTCGTCCACCAGCACCGCCACCTTCCATTGATAGGCCTGCGTCATGGCGTACAGCATGGCCGACGAGTCGTAGTAATAGTTGTAGTCGCCCACCACCACGTCGCTCCAGCGGATCAGCTCTTGCGACAGGTAGTACGGGCAGATGCTGTGTTCACGGGCCACGGCGCGCACCGTGGGCGCGTCCAGCCGCGCGTGCTGCACCGCCGCCTGGCGCGCTTGAGGCAGGCGGTCGTAAAAGCCCTGCGCCAAGGGGCAGGAATCCCCATGGCAGGCCAGGTCCGGATGCTCGCAGGTTTTGTCGCGCGCCTGCAGGTCCAGCACGCGCAAACCGGGCCCGGCGGGCTGCGCGTTGACCGTGTGCAGCGCTTCAACCGCCAGCGCCCTGCCCGAGCCCTTGGCTGCCAGGAAGTAGATCTTGTCCAAGCCCGTGCCGGGGCTGGCCTTGAGCAGCGGGAAGATCGTACCCAGCGTCTTGCCGATACCGGTAGGCGCCTGCGCCATCAGGCAGCGGCCATCGCGCGCCGTGCGGTAGACGGCCACGGCCAGATCGCGCTGCCCGGCACGGAATTCACCATGCGGAAACGCCAGCTTTTCCAGCGCCGCGTCGCGTGTCTGGCGGTGCGCCAGTTCGGTCTTGGCCCAGGCC harbors:
- a CDS encoding MFS transporter, whose product is MPTPELSTPFPAPRHRWLQLLSACLTALLIPLCFTGPAVVLPSISHDLGGTPVQLNWILNGYILAYGSVIMVAGSLTDLVGPRRVWLLGLAGFCVTTFAIAFVPTTGWINFLRLMQGVGGAAAFAAAMSSLAPLFHGVARTRAFSLLGTTFGIGLSFGPLASGWMVQTAGWQWVFLSTGVVGLLGAVMVAISVRPTASVAQGRLDWPGAITFTGALGLFTYGILLAPEAGWTDAHVVGALLASVLLAVAFVRIERRVARPMLDLSLFRSPRFVGVQVLAASPAFLFIALIALLPGRFIGIDGYSALEAGQLMIGLAAPLLVVPFLAALLTRWFRPGLLSAIGLIAVAAGLIWLADVMAAGAAGLWMPMLLIGCGIGLPWGLMDAMAVSVVDARNVGMATGIFNTVRVSADGVAIAVLSALLALLIQTQLSASLSATLPASLSASLPDPQPGAQVEAKSNALQAQALVMAANRAALGQLDEAAAQLPHATAQVMPLLHDAYDSAFRHVLHALAGIAVLTALCITLLLGRRETVAARLSPPATS
- a CDS encoding ATP-dependent DNA helicase; this encodes MSYAVAVRALCEFTARAGDLDLRFTPAPSGVEGMAGHAVVTGRRGPAYETEVSLSGQHEGLLVRGRADGYDPVANQLEEIKTYRGQLDSVRENHRVVHWAQARVYGHLLCQARGLEQVRVALVYFNVVTEEETVLTETHDAAALQTFFQEQCNRFLAWAKTELAHRQTRDAALEKLAFPHGEFRAGQRDLAVAVYRTARDGRCLMAQAPTGIGKTLGTIFPLLKASPGTGLDKIYFLAAKGSGRALAVEALHTVNAQPAGPGLRVLDLQARDKTCEHPDLACHGDSCPLAQGFYDRLPQARQAAVQHARLDAPTVRAVAREHSICPYYLSQELIRWSDVVVGDYNYYYDSSAMLYAMTQAYQWKVAVLVDEAHNLVDRARRMYTGELDQASLSAARYAAPKALKKPLDGLQRSWNALNKKQAERYQAYDAVAPGVLAAVQKAVGAIMEYMAESPLPQDDPVLTFYFQALQFMRLAEQFGSHALFDVTLSDVGVASAKTRPSTLCVRNVIPASYLAARYAAAHATVLFSGTLSPQQFYRDTLGLPNETPWIDVAAPFQAEQLAVRVVGNVSTRYRDRERSLAPIVDLIATQYAERPGNYLGFLSSFDYLRQVSDLMRARHPAVPIWLQTPGMDEAGRAAFLARFTEAGQGVGFAVLGGAFSEGVDLPGKRLIGAFIATLGLPQVNAVNENMKRAMDQRYGEENGYDYTYLYPGMQKVVQAAGRVIRTESDVGTVHLIDDRYRRAKVRGLLPSWWRVD